DNA from Xanthomonas hyacinthi:
GGCGCGCACCGTCACCGCCGGCGTGCAGTACCGGTTCTGAACCGGCTACGCGGCGGCGGCTCAGTCCTCGCCGATGTCCTCGTTCCACACGTCCGGATTGGCCGCGATGTAGCCGCCGAGCAGGTCGATGCATTCCTGGCTGTGCAGGTCGATCACGGTGACCCCGTTCTCGCGCAGCCAGTCGATGCCGCCCTGGAAAGTGACCGATTCGCCGACCACCACGGTGCCGATGTTGAACTGCCGCACCAGGCCGCTGCAGTACCAGCACGGCGCCAGCGTGGTGACCATGATGGTGTCCTGGTAGCGGCGCTGGCGGCCGGCCTTGCGGAACGCATCGGTTTCGCCGTGCACCGACGGGTCGCCTTCCTGTACGCGGCGGTTGTGGCCGCAGCCGAGCAGGCGGCCGTCGTTGTGGTAGAGCGCCGCGCCGATCGGGATGCCGCCTTCGGCCAGGCCCTGGCGGGCCTCGGCGATGGCGGTGTCGAGCAGGGCGCGGTAATCGGGCGTGGTCAGCATCGTGGGGCCGTTGGGGGGGCGTGTCCCCGGAGTCTGGCCCAGGCGGCGGGCGGCTGTCACCCCTGCACGGCGGCACTGCGCCCGCTTCACCGCCACGAACCGGCCGGCAGTGCGATAATCCCCCGCATGAGCGAATCCCCCTACACCTCCGGCACCACCCATTTCGGCTTCCGCGACGTCGCCGCCAAGGACAAGCAGAAGCTGGTCGGCGAGGTGTTCACCTCGGTCGCCGGCAACTACGACCTGATGAACGACCTGATGAGCCTGGGCATTCACCGGGTCTGGAAGCGCTATTTCGTGGCCACCGCGCAGGTCAAGCCGGGCGACCGCGTGCTCGACCTGGCCGGCGGCACCGGCGACATCGCCGCGCTGC
Protein-coding regions in this window:
- a CDS encoding nucleoside deaminase, translating into MLTTPDYRALLDTAIAEARQGLAEGGIPIGAALYHNDGRLLGCGHNRRVQEGDPSVHGETDAFRKAGRQRRYQDTIMVTTLAPCWYCSGLVRQFNIGTVVVGESVTFQGGIDWLRENGVTVIDLHSQECIDLLGGYIAANPDVWNEDIGED